Genomic segment of Hirundo rustica isolate bHirRus1 chromosome 6, bHirRus1.pri.v3, whole genome shotgun sequence:
ggctgggggctgtgacACGGAAGGGGATCCATGGAATCGCATCTTTTGGGGGGGCAGCTGGGTTTAGGAGTGTCCTGTGGGGCTGACGGTCTTATGGGGGGGACACCAGTGGGGGTTGGGGTCGTGTGGAAAGAGGATCCGGGGTTCTGTAGGAGAGGGGGCGTGGGAGGCCTCCTGGGGTAAAGTGGGGCTGTTGGAGGGGCGTTATGcttggggggcacagggggaaCACAAGGGGTTGACAGAGGGCAAAGGGGAGGCTTGTGCCTGGTTGTttgcggggcagggcaggaggtgaCCGTGTTCCGGGGGGAAAGTGCTGTGCCCCACCCCCGGAGCTGCCCCGGCAGCAGGAAGCTGGGGAAACCGAAAGCACCGGGAGGGGCGCCGCCTCCTTCCCACGCCCTCGCGGCCCAGCCGGAGGCGTCATGGCCACGGAGCCGCCCTGAGGGCTTAGCCGAGCCCTCACAGCGGTCCCcagaggggattttgggggcgCAGGTGGTGGCCTCCTCCCGGTGGCACCCCTGTCCCCCGCTCCCAGGCCGACAAACGGGCTCATCACAACGCGCTGGAGCGCAAGCGCAGGGACCACATCAAGGATAGCTTCCACAGCCTGCGGGATTCCGTGCCCTCGCTCCAAGGAGAGAAGGTGAGTTTATGGAGCGTGCTGGGTGCACGGACAGCACCCACCCGGGGTCCAGGCTTCTCGATTTGGGATTGTCCCAAGGCTCTCTTGtgccacagaagttcccagcgAGGACCAGAGCCAGGGTGGGATGAGGCAGGTAAAATTCCAGTTTTCCCTCTTGGACTAGGTCTTTATCTTGCCTCTGGCTTTTCCCACTATTGCAACAGGCATCCCGGGCCCAAATCCTGGACAAAGCCACAGAGTACATCCAGTACATGCGCCGGAAAAACCACACACACCAGCAGGACATCGACGACCTCAAGCGGCAGAACGcgctgctggagcagcaaggTGGTAGATGAGATCCAGCTGGAGATGGGGTCTGGCAGGGTTTGGGAGCCAGGATCTGGGGTCCAGTAGGGTTTGGGATCCAAGATCCAGTGGGCGCTGGGGTCTGGCAGGAGGTATGATCCATCGGAATCCAGGATGTGGTGGGTGCTGAGATCTGGCAGGTGAGAGCTGAGGTCTGGCAGGACCAGGCTCTGGCAGGGTCTAGAGTTCAGTGGGATGTGGTGTCTGGAAGGGTTTGGGATCCAGGATCCGGTGGGGGCCGGGCCTGGGGCTGACGCGGTGCCGTCCCTCACAGTGCGTGCGCTGGAGAAGGCCCGAGCCAGCGCCCAGCTCCAGGCCAGCTATCCCGCGGACAACAGCCTCTACACCAACCCCAAGGGCAGCGCCATCTCCGCCTTCGACGGGGGCTCCGACTCCAGCTCCGACTCGGAGCACGACGAGCCGCAGAACAGGAAGAAGCTGCGCATGGAGGCCAGCTAGGCCCCtccgccgccccccggcccgCGGCAGGACTCGCTCCCTGCGCTCCTAGAAGCTCTCGGACTGCAGCTTCCCAGCCCTCCCCGgcctcttccctgctcccatcgTGCCGGCCCCGGGGGGAGCCGGCCAGGCTGAGCAGAAAGACTTGGGGGGGTCAGGGAGACTCCCTCGCCATCTCCCCTCCGCTAGCgaccccccctccccttccctcctggtTTTATAGGAGCATTTCTATTTATACCCGGGGACCAGTGCAGTCCAGAACGGGGAGGAGCCGGGCAGCCCCGCCCCCCAAAAAAGGAGCAAGCACTGGGGGGGGATCTCCCTATTTATTTTCTCCGTGTGCAACTCCACCTGCCCGAGTCGGCAGAGCACAGAGCCGGGCTTGGGGGCTCCTTCTCcacttctccttccctcccttgaCCCTTCCCAACCTCCGTGGCATTTTCCGAACTCCAGCGGCCCGTCCCTGTCCCGTAGgtgccccttttccccccattttgATGCCATTCCATGGATCTAAGGTATGTTGTACATACTGCCCAGAGTTGTCTTGCAAGTTAAGGCTTCCCTTTACTATAAGactataaataataaacaaaaaaagccaaaattccACTTATTTTATCCTCCCCCGTGGTTACCGCGTGTTCTTGGAACGAGGGGAGTTCGGTGCCACTGGATCCAGACGCGGCATCGCCTCCTGCCCCGCGTGCCCAGGGCCACCAGCACGCGGCGGGTGTCACTTGTGGTTTATTGATGCCAAAAAGCTCCTCCGGAGCCCGTGTCCCACCTCGGCTCTGGCCGGGATGGCAGCGGGACACCGggcccagggcaggctggattTTGGTATTGCTAGCACCCTGAGCACCTGGCTCTGCCCGGCCAGGCCGCcgcagggatgggctgtgccGCTCGCTCCTGGGGCTTGGCACCCCgagccagcagcaggaccccCCTTACTTGGCAGCGGACGCGGGATCCAGGCTGGGCACGGGATACTGCAGGAAGTGCATCACCGCCCTCGCCACCTTCTCCGGGGCAATGTTATAGACGGGGTGTGTGGCCTGCTGCGGGAGACAGAGGGATGGAGGATGTTAATCACGGAGTGCTGGAATGTTTTTGAGTGGGAAGGcaccttaaggatcatctagTCCGACCCACTGCGCACAGGGAATCTCTGCCATcccgggttgctccaagcccagtccagtctggccttggacacttccagagatgggacagcctgtgccaaggcctcagcaccctcacagggaagaatttcgTCCCCGTATCCCATctaaaattccccttttccagtttagagccattccccttgtcccctCACTCTGAGCCCTTGTCCAAAGCCCTTTGGACACCACCTCCCTTTAGGCCCTCGAAGCAGCTCTAAGCTCttcctgaagccttctcttctccaggctgaactcCAACTCTTTCCACTGCCATTGGATCTGCCTTTCTCAGTGCTGTAGAGTGCTGGTAGCAcatccctgcccaccccagcaaTGCCTAGCACTTACCAGGCAATTCTCAGGGATACCCAAGACCACTTCATTGTGGAGGTCTCCGCTTCCGAAGTGCTGCGCAATGGCCAGCCCACTCAGGCAGTAGCAGGTGTGGTAGAAATCCCGGGATCTGTACGCAAGGAGATTATTGGGATGCTGAAGGGGCAATCTGGGCATCCCCGATGCCAAGGCAGCCCCGTGTTCCCCCCTGCACTCACTTTCCTGGCTTATCCAGCAGCCCGccagctgggcactggcagCACAGGAGAATGTattcctgcagtgccagctggTCGAACATCCAGTGTGCCATGCTCAGCGCCGTATCCCCTGGAA
This window contains:
- the MAX gene encoding protein max is translated as MRGAGCCCGGAARGFTRAGAMSDNDDIEVESDEEQPRFQSAADKRAHHNALERKRRDHIKDSFHSLRDSVPSLQGEKASRAQILDKATEYIQYMRRKNHTHQQDIDDLKRQNALLEQQVRALEKARASAQLQASYPADNSLYTNPKGSAISAFDGGSDSSSDSEHDEPQNRKKLRMEAS